One Paroedura picta isolate Pp20150507F chromosome 16, Ppicta_v3.0, whole genome shotgun sequence genomic region harbors:
- the EREG gene encoding proepiregulin isoform X1 — protein sequence MPPAEDPLYSAQLCPQQILSIPTWGRAVGAQELHRKKQLQQTQHGICASLLTSPGWSTTGLQLFQTVLSTTVIPLCGSNETDTCTTALVRTGTSPRVAQVGITRCRSEMQNYCFNGHCMYLVELDQHYCRCNMGYSGVRCGHSNLDLVRQPLSKEYIVLAVLLSLFFLAATSVTIYFFYKWYHEKNGRFSANRNYKEVTRETEKEGKLLHV from the exons atgccccctgcagaagatcctttatattctgctcaattgtgCCCTCAGCAGATCTTGAGTATTCCTACATGGGGAAGGGCTGTTGGAGCACAGGAGCTGCACAGGAAGAAGCAGCTGCAGCAAACCCAACATGGAATATGTGCCTCTCTTCTCACCTCACCTGGGTGGAGCACAACAG GCCTGCAGCTCTTTCAGACTGTGCTGAGTACCACCGTGATCCCCTTGTGCGGCTCGAATGAAACGGACACCTGCACGACCGCTTTGG TCCGAACAGGCACTAGTCCTCGTGTGGCTCAAGTTGGGATCACGAGATGCAGGTCCGAAATGCAAAACTACTGCTTCAACGGGCACTGCATGTACCTTGTGGAGCTGGATCAGCATTACTGCAG GTGTAACATGGGCTACTCCGGTGTCCGATGTGGTCATTCAAATTTAGACCTTGTCCGACAGCCCTTGAGCAAGGAATACATAGTACTGGCTGTCCTGTTGAGTCTGTTTTTCTTAGCGGCCACATCCGTGACCATCTACTTCTTCTACAAATG GTACCACGAAAAAAATGGAAGATTTTCTGCAAACAGAAACTACAAAGAAGTTACAAGAGAGActgaaaaagaaggaaaactaCTTCATGTGTGA